A genome region from Acinetobacter lwoffii includes the following:
- the accB gene encoding acetyl-CoA carboxylase biotin carboxyl carrier protein: protein MDIRKIKKLIDLMIESDLQAIEVKEGDQSIALTRRNPVVAAAVPAMPAPAAEAPAAKSPRGAVETSPMVGVFYAAPSPGEPTFVKVGQTVSAGDTLGIIEAMKIMNPIEATQSGVIEEILVKNGEVIQFGQPLFRYRA from the coding sequence ATGGATATCCGTAAAATCAAGAAACTCATCGACTTGATGATTGAATCTGACTTACAGGCGATCGAAGTTAAAGAAGGCGATCAATCGATTGCATTAACTCGTCGTAATCCAGTGGTTGCAGCAGCTGTTCCTGCGATGCCTGCACCAGCAGCCGAAGCGCCAGCAGCAAAATCTCCTCGCGGCGCAGTTGAAACTTCACCAATGGTCGGCGTGTTCTATGCAGCACCAAGCCCGGGTGAGCCGACCTTTGTTAAAGTTGGCCAGACCGTTTCTGCAGGCGATACGCTGGGTATTATCGAAGCAATGAAAATCATGAACCCGATTGAAGCAACTCAAAGCGGTGTGATTGAAGAAATTCTGGTGAAAAATGGTGAAGTGATTCAATTCGGTCAACCACTTTTCCGCTACCGCGCTTAA
- the accC gene encoding acetyl-CoA carboxylase biotin carboxylase subunit: MLQKVLIANRGEIALRITRACRTLGIKTVGVYSDADKDLMHLRFCDEAVCIGPGASSDSYLNIPAIITAAEITGADAIHPGYGFLAENAEFAEIVENSGFIFIGPRPEHIRLMGNKVSAIIAMKKAGVPTVPGCDHAVTIHNAMAEAKEIGFPLIVKAASGGGGRGMRIVENVDTLLESVQAAQRDAEMWFGDDTVYMERFLQKPRHVEVQVLADGNGHAIHLYDRDCSLQRRHQKVLEEAPAPNLPEQARADILEACVNACKLMQYRGAGTFEFLFEDDEFFFIEMNTRVQVEHPVTEMVTGIDIIEQQLRIAGGLGLDIQQEDVKVLGHAIECRINAEDPSTFLPSPGKIDNFYAPGGAGIRLDSHVYPGYSIPPYYDSMIAKLISHGKDRETSISRMRNALEEMILTGVKTNIPLHKDLILQDKNFCKQAMDIHYLEKHLLKQLEGAEDKA; encoded by the coding sequence ATGTTGCAAAAAGTTTTAATTGCAAACCGTGGTGAAATTGCGTTACGCATCACCCGGGCTTGCAGAACTTTAGGGATCAAAACTGTAGGTGTCTATTCTGACGCAGACAAGGACCTGATGCATTTACGTTTCTGTGATGAAGCAGTATGTATCGGCCCTGGTGCGAGCAGTGACAGCTACCTGAATATTCCTGCGATTATTACAGCTGCTGAAATTACCGGCGCAGATGCAATCCATCCTGGTTATGGATTCCTCGCTGAAAATGCAGAATTTGCCGAAATCGTAGAAAATTCTGGTTTTATCTTTATTGGCCCACGTCCGGAACATATTCGTTTAATGGGGAACAAGGTTTCTGCCATTATTGCCATGAAAAAAGCTGGTGTACCAACAGTACCAGGCTGCGACCATGCCGTAACGATTCACAATGCCATGGCTGAAGCGAAAGAGATCGGTTTTCCACTGATTGTAAAAGCTGCTTCTGGTGGTGGTGGTCGTGGTATGCGTATCGTAGAAAATGTCGATACCCTGCTTGAATCTGTTCAGGCTGCACAGCGTGATGCGGAAATGTGGTTTGGTGATGATACGGTGTATATGGAACGTTTCCTGCAAAAGCCACGTCATGTCGAAGTGCAAGTACTGGCTGATGGTAATGGCCATGCGATTCATCTGTATGATCGTGATTGTTCACTACAGCGTCGCCATCAAAAAGTACTGGAAGAAGCGCCAGCACCGAACTTACCAGAGCAAGCACGTGCTGATATTCTAGAAGCCTGTGTGAATGCATGTAAGCTGATGCAATATCGTGGTGCAGGTACATTCGAATTCCTGTTTGAAGATGATGAGTTCTTCTTCATTGAAATGAATACGCGTGTTCAGGTTGAGCATCCGGTGACTGAAATGGTCACGGGGATCGATATTATCGAACAGCAATTGCGTATTGCTGGCGGCTTAGGCCTCGATATTCAGCAAGAAGACGTCAAGGTTTTAGGACATGCGATTGAATGCCGTATTAACGCAGAAGATCCATCGACCTTCCTGCCTTCACCAGGCAAGATTGACAACTTCTATGCACCAGGCGGCGCAGGTATCCGTTTAGATTCGCATGTTTATCCAGGTTACAGCATTCCACCGTATTATGATTCGATGATTGCCAAACTGATTTCGCATGGTAAGGATCGTGAGACGTCTATTTCTCGAATGAGAAATGCTTTGGAAGAAATGATTTTGACTGGCGTTAAAACCAATATTCCTTTGCATAAAGATTTAATCCTTCAGGATAAAAACTTCTGCAAACAGGCAATGGATATTCATTACCTAGAGAAGCATTTGTTAAAGCAGCTTGAAGGTGCTGAAGACAAAGCTTAA
- a CDS encoding sensor domain-containing diguanylate cyclase, which translates to MQLARITEQQLNHETYAYFVIVFAVLVCCFIGIATRPIEYLALLWPANAALLALFLRFPHLNNMGGWLGAFSAFMFADLITGNSLLQSLFLTLSNLISTIVSIFFIRYFKINYKYYNTGYTFVHLFGIFAFAGCLASAAFAVLTLPNLPNSFMTKENLWIDFGLWWTGEMVNYIVFLPLILAFPRIKDMQYLFKNRRQKRHHFSYFLPAATVVLCVIITNIFSGPGTLLYPLAALIWAALTYRLFSMTLINAFVTILTYYSLTRFYATTHDTLTDSTIYISLRIGLFMLALSPLILCIISQNRNELFKRVLYLANHDSLTRTMNRHFFFQKGEYLLQYANRMEFSVIMLDIDHFKRLNDDFGHHVGDKVLQHFAEIIRCNLRAEDLFARIGGEEFVLLLWNTEPSEARLIAERIRDMVEKTPIYQSDGSPLYITVSVGITHQNEPQAQDLQNLINIADQALYQAKHRGRNQVVLAS; encoded by the coding sequence TTGCAATTAGCTCGAATAACAGAACAACAATTAAATCATGAAACCTATGCTTATTTTGTCATTGTTTTCGCTGTTTTAGTCTGTTGTTTTATTGGGATCGCAACCAGACCAATTGAGTATCTGGCCTTATTGTGGCCGGCCAATGCTGCCTTGTTAGCCCTGTTCTTACGCTTTCCACATTTAAATAATATGGGAGGTTGGCTTGGTGCATTCAGCGCTTTTATGTTTGCAGATCTGATCACCGGGAACAGCCTATTACAAAGCCTGTTTCTTACCTTGTCTAATCTGATCAGCACTATTGTCTCGATATTTTTTATTCGATATTTCAAGATTAATTACAAATACTATAATACTGGTTATACATTCGTTCATTTATTTGGCATCTTCGCTTTTGCAGGCTGTCTGGCCAGTGCGGCTTTTGCAGTTCTCACCTTGCCAAATCTACCCAATTCATTCATGACCAAAGAGAATTTATGGATTGATTTTGGTCTGTGGTGGACCGGTGAAATGGTGAATTATATTGTGTTTCTCCCTTTAATCTTGGCATTCCCAAGAATAAAAGACATGCAGTATCTATTTAAAAACCGTCGTCAAAAGCGTCATCATTTCAGTTATTTTCTGCCCGCAGCTACAGTCGTACTCTGTGTCATCATCACCAATATTTTTTCAGGTCCGGGCACCCTGCTCTATCCTTTGGCTGCGCTGATCTGGGCCGCATTAACCTATCGCCTGTTTAGCATGACACTGATTAATGCGTTTGTGACTATTTTAACCTATTACAGCCTGACGCGGTTTTATGCCACAACGCATGACACCTTGACAGATTCTACGATTTATATTTCGCTCCGGATCGGGCTGTTTATGCTGGCCTTATCGCCGCTTATTCTTTGTATTATTAGTCAAAACCGCAATGAGCTGTTTAAACGGGTTCTCTATCTGGCCAATCATGACAGTCTGACCCGCACCATGAACCGTCATTTTTTCTTTCAGAAAGGTGAATATTTACTGCAATATGCCAACAGAATGGAATTTTCGGTCATCATGCTGGATATTGATCATTTCAAACGTCTGAACGATGATTTTGGCCATCATGTCGGTGACAAGGTGCTGCAACATTTTGCGGAAATCATTCGCTGCAATTTACGTGCTGAAGATCTGTTTGCACGAATTGGTGGGGAAGAATTTGTGCTGTTACTCTGGAATACCGAACCATCAGAAGCACGTCTTATTGCAGAACGGATTCGTGATATGGTGGAAAAAACCCCGATTTATCAATCAGATGGCTCGCCCCTGTATATTACCGTGAGTGTGGGCATCACTCATCAAAATGAACCGCAGGCCCAAGACCTGCAAAACCTGATCAATATTGCAGATCAAGCCTTGTATCAGGCCAAACATCGTGGGCGAAATCAGGTGGTGCTTGCATCTTGA
- a CDS encoding amidase, with amino-acid sequence MKFEEYLQYDGLGLADLVANKQVHSSELLSAALERSSIANPELNAIIIPMHEHALKRSQQNLSGPFAGVPFLVKDLFQEYAGYPTSYGCQGLKRIGYIAETNAEIVNRWEKAGIVTFGRTNTPEFGIKGITEPDAWGSCKNPWNLQHNSGGSSGGSASAVAAGIVPIAGAGDGGGSIRIPASYCGLFGLKPSRGRTPWGPQMSEAMHGAAIQHVLTKTVRDSAAMLDATHGEDHSSLFKIQRPQHHYLDVIQQPPKKLKIAFSTYSTIGTPVSQDAIKAIEKTAKLLESLGHEVVEDRPAIDGMQLAKDFITTWFSQFSFMLDEIQKGYPSKTNDFELDSLALAAFGAKTSAIDYIQNLNNWGQYVTQMNHFFDNYDLYLTPATATVAPKNGEVKTPNWQKPILKGLLKLNKAHLLAQGKLVNQIVKENLKWVPFTQLANITGLPAMSVPLYWNEQNLPLGSQFIAPFAREDLLLQLAAQLEQAQPWFGQYSKIRI; translated from the coding sequence ATGAAATTTGAAGAATATCTGCAATATGACGGTTTAGGACTGGCTGATCTGGTCGCCAATAAACAAGTACATTCAAGTGAACTTTTATCTGCTGCACTAGAGCGTAGCTCAATTGCCAATCCCGAGCTAAATGCAATTATTATTCCGATGCATGAGCATGCATTGAAACGGAGCCAGCAAAATCTGTCCGGACCTTTTGCCGGTGTGCCTTTTCTGGTTAAAGACCTGTTTCAGGAATATGCCGGTTATCCAACTTCTTATGGTTGTCAGGGCTTAAAACGGATTGGTTATATCGCCGAGACCAATGCCGAGATTGTCAATCGCTGGGAAAAAGCCGGGATTGTGACTTTTGGACGTACCAATACTCCTGAATTTGGGATTAAAGGTATTACTGAACCAGATGCTTGGGGCAGCTGTAAAAATCCGTGGAATTTACAGCATAATAGCGGCGGCTCGTCCGGTGGTTCCGCTTCTGCCGTGGCTGCCGGAATTGTACCAATTGCGGGTGCTGGTGATGGTGGCGGCTCGATACGTATCCCCGCTTCCTATTGCGGCCTGTTTGGCCTGAAACCGAGTCGTGGCCGCACGCCTTGGGGACCACAAATGAGTGAAGCCATGCATGGCGCCGCGATTCAGCATGTACTGACCAAAACGGTACGGGATAGTGCTGCAATGCTGGATGCCACCCATGGTGAAGATCATAGTTCACTGTTTAAGATTCAGCGTCCACAGCATCATTATCTGGATGTGATTCAGCAACCGCCAAAAAAACTGAAAATTGCGTTTAGCACTTATTCTACGATTGGCACACCTGTTTCCCAGGATGCCATTAAAGCCATTGAAAAAACAGCCAAATTGCTAGAATCTTTGGGCCATGAGGTGGTCGAAGACCGCCCAGCCATTGATGGAATGCAACTGGCCAAGGATTTTATTACCACCTGGTTTAGCCAATTTTCATTTATGCTGGATGAAATCCAGAAAGGCTATCCGTCTAAAACAAATGATTTTGAATTGGACTCTTTAGCACTGGCGGCTTTTGGGGCCAAAACCAGCGCGATTGATTATATCCAGAACCTGAATAACTGGGGCCAGTATGTGACCCAGATGAATCATTTCTTTGATAATTATGACCTCTATCTAACGCCTGCAACGGCGACAGTGGCGCCGAAAAATGGTGAGGTCAAAACACCAAACTGGCAGAAACCGATTCTTAAAGGTTTATTGAAACTGAATAAAGCGCATTTACTGGCGCAAGGGAAACTAGTAAACCAGATTGTGAAAGAAAATCTAAAATGGGTGCCTTTTACCCAGTTGGCCAATATTACCGGACTCCCAGCGATGTCTGTACCGCTGTACTGGAATGAACAAAACCTGCCGCTCGGTTCACAGTTTATTGCGCCGTTTGCCCGTGAAGATCTCCTGCTACAATTGGCAGCTCAATTGGAACAAGCTCAACCGTGGTTTGGGCAATATTCCAAGATCCGTATTTAA
- a CDS encoding MFS transporter, with protein sequence MPVLAIQHRLSGFYFFYYAIVGAFMPFWSLYLEDQGFNYQEIGILSSIAIVTRFFAPLIWGWIADKSGKRMLLVRIATWMEACIWFMIFIIPNSFQSVALLMLIFSFFQNAILAQFEGVTLFWLGEKRAELYGKVRKWGSVGFIIGVFGLGAVFEIMSISMLPVLLLCISFLAFLWSFTIKEPTMAPTAQKQLEPLWPIFKRPVVYSFFLIELILLFSHAPFYSFYSNYLSQAGFSTSQIGLLWSVGVIAEIIMFAYATFFLTRWSWRHLVTLCLLMTGLRWFIVGVFPASFMAQFFAQTIHALSFGLFHMIAMRVIFQNFSAGQQGRGQALYSTMWGIGVASGSILAGHYWDQVGGTSIFIAAAASTLLGLLLIFGLPNKVELQKQA encoded by the coding sequence ATGCCAGTTCTAGCAATCCAGCATAGACTCAGTGGATTTTACTTTTTTTACTATGCGATTGTTGGGGCGTTCATGCCTTTTTGGAGTCTGTATCTAGAAGATCAGGGCTTCAATTATCAGGAAATTGGCATTTTATCTTCTATTGCAATCGTCACCCGCTTTTTTGCTCCCTTAATTTGGGGCTGGATTGCAGACAAGTCTGGTAAACGCATGCTGCTGGTACGTATTGCCACCTGGATGGAAGCCTGTATCTGGTTCATGATTTTTATCATTCCCAATAGCTTTCAGTCCGTAGCTTTACTGATGCTGATTTTCAGTTTCTTTCAGAATGCTATTTTGGCACAGTTTGAAGGCGTGACTTTGTTTTGGCTCGGGGAAAAAAGAGCAGAACTTTATGGCAAAGTACGAAAATGGGGATCTGTCGGTTTTATTATTGGTGTATTCGGCTTGGGCGCCGTCTTTGAAATTATGAGCATCAGTATGTTGCCAGTGTTGTTGCTGTGTATTTCATTTCTGGCCTTTCTCTGGTCATTTACCATTAAAGAGCCCACGATGGCGCCTACCGCCCAGAAACAGCTCGAACCCTTATGGCCGATATTTAAACGCCCAGTGGTGTATAGTTTTTTCCTGATTGAATTGATTCTGCTATTTTCACACGCGCCGTTTTATAGTTTTTATAGCAATTATCTCAGTCAGGCGGGATTTAGCACCAGTCAGATCGGGCTGCTCTGGTCAGTCGGGGTCATTGCGGAAATCATCATGTTTGCCTATGCGACGTTCTTTCTGACACGGTGGTCATGGCGTCATCTGGTCACGCTATGCTTGTTAATGACAGGATTAAGATGGTTCATCGTCGGAGTCTTTCCTGCTTCATTTATGGCACAGTTTTTTGCTCAAACGATTCATGCTTTAAGTTTCGGTTTATTTCATATGATTGCAATGCGGGTGATATTCCAGAACTTCTCTGCAGGGCAGCAAGGACGTGGACAAGCGCTCTATAGCACCATGTGGGGCATTGGCGTGGCGAGTGGCAGTATTCTGGCTGGGCATTATTGGGATCAAGTCGGCGGCACATCTATCTTTATCGCTGCTGCAGCATCGACCTTGCTTGGCTTGTTACTGATTTTCGGATTGCCGAATAAAGTCGAACTGCAAAAACAGGCTTGA
- a CDS encoding catalase family protein: MPNFIRPICSGLVFSLMAISICSAAYANASPIASNSSKDNIHPNIDHHLSESLYPDEANITEKIADIIEISIRKEYSTGIALRDAHPKAHGCVRAEFKVDEALPKNLAQGVFLPGKTYQAWIRFSNGSKNAQQADIKKDARGMAIKLLGVPGEKLLDDETSTQDFIMINHPVFFVNDPVRYMSFMQDINSDRFFNKLHIPFALGAKGTWIALNTRNKISNPLQTRYWSMVPYQLGIGTDRQAIKYSAQACSTVTDPLPHAPHHNFLREKLRKHLQKSEACMEFLIQPRTSNTMSVEDSMTEWQESEAPFYKVATIRIPQQVFDTPEQNKFCENLSFTPWHTLPEHKPLGVINRMRKVIYDRISKVRHDMNSTHRSEAH, encoded by the coding sequence ATGCCTAACTTTATAAGACCTATATGCTCGGGTCTAGTTTTCTCTTTAATGGCAATAAGTATTTGTAGTGCTGCATATGCTAACGCTTCCCCTATAGCATCTAACTCTTCAAAAGATAATATTCATCCCAATATAGATCATCATTTAAGTGAAAGTCTTTATCCTGATGAAGCAAATATAACTGAAAAAATCGCAGATATAATTGAGATATCGATTCGGAAAGAATATTCCACAGGTATCGCGCTACGTGATGCCCATCCCAAAGCACACGGTTGTGTACGCGCAGAATTCAAAGTAGATGAAGCTCTTCCTAAAAACTTGGCTCAAGGTGTTTTTCTTCCGGGAAAAACATATCAAGCCTGGATTCGTTTCTCTAATGGGTCTAAAAATGCCCAACAAGCAGATATTAAAAAAGATGCCCGTGGCATGGCGATAAAACTTTTGGGAGTACCGGGAGAAAAGCTTTTAGATGATGAAACCTCTACTCAAGATTTCATTATGATCAATCATCCTGTCTTTTTTGTAAATGATCCAGTCCGATATATGTCATTTATGCAAGATATAAATAGCGATAGATTTTTCAATAAGCTCCATATTCCTTTTGCATTAGGAGCTAAAGGAACCTGGATTGCCTTAAATACGAGAAATAAAATTTCTAATCCTTTGCAAACTAGATATTGGTCTATGGTGCCCTATCAATTAGGAATAGGCACTGATCGTCAAGCTATAAAGTATTCAGCTCAAGCATGTTCGACAGTGACAGATCCTCTTCCACATGCTCCGCATCATAATTTTCTAAGAGAAAAATTGCGCAAACATTTGCAAAAAAGTGAAGCATGTATGGAGTTTCTGATACAGCCTAGAACATCAAACACCATGTCAGTCGAAGATTCCATGACTGAATGGCAAGAAAGTGAGGCGCCTTTTTACAAGGTCGCAACTATCCGCATTCCTCAACAAGTTTTTGATACACCTGAACAAAACAAGTTTTGTGAAAATCTCTCTTTTACACCATGGCATACACTACCGGAGCACAAACCTCTGGGAGTAATAAACCGAATGCGAAAAGTGATTTATGATCGTATTAGTAAAGTTAGACATGATATGAATTCTACTCACAGATCAGAAGCACATTAA
- a CDS encoding alpha/beta hydrolase family protein produces MVSAMKIKSPIIKLIMSCLCSGSTYAIASPPLPDNSKIQASHISEKIPGTILSIQEQNTDLFTNASQRFLINYRSRGTKSEPIVTSGYILLPKGKFPKDGWPVLAWAHGTTGVADTCAPSGDYVGGPVHVYQQIAAKALNAWLARGYAVIAPDYQGLGTPGGHPYMNARSQLHTVVDAVRAIHHLKPYSFSKNWYVMGHSQGGAASLKIAAAGQKDAPEFDLRGAIALAPGGYQYEGIAEYVASNSQITTDVAAFFPIVLLGAEAADPMLAPANLVSPEMGGILNHARSRCLSELQSDLKQAPKTVFKSNINLAPLTNYLKEQSIENMTPTVPVLLVQGEKDQLVDYRGTYAYYQQVCTKQKSIVFHLVKNGDHRDSLKQSEFLIENFIHSVEQGKALSTCPTK; encoded by the coding sequence ATGGTTTCAGCGATGAAAATTAAATCTCCTATTATTAAATTAATCATGAGCTGTTTATGTTCAGGTTCAACATATGCAATAGCCTCTCCTCCACTTCCCGATAACAGCAAAATCCAAGCATCTCATATTTCGGAAAAAATACCGGGTACAATATTATCTATACAAGAACAAAATACTGATCTGTTTACGAATGCCTCACAACGTTTCTTAATCAATTATCGCAGTCGTGGCACAAAATCCGAACCCATTGTCACTTCAGGCTATATCTTGTTACCTAAAGGCAAATTCCCTAAAGATGGCTGGCCTGTTCTGGCTTGGGCGCATGGTACAACTGGCGTTGCTGATACATGTGCACCCTCTGGGGATTATGTGGGCGGGCCAGTCCATGTCTATCAGCAAATCGCTGCTAAAGCATTGAATGCCTGGCTCGCTCGCGGCTATGCAGTCATTGCACCTGATTATCAAGGTTTAGGCACTCCGGGCGGTCATCCTTATATGAATGCGCGAAGTCAGTTGCATACTGTCGTGGATGCTGTACGAGCGATCCACCATTTAAAGCCTTATAGCTTTAGTAAAAATTGGTATGTTATGGGTCATAGTCAAGGAGGTGCAGCATCTCTTAAAATTGCTGCGGCCGGTCAAAAAGATGCACCTGAATTTGATCTTCGCGGGGCAATTGCACTAGCACCGGGCGGTTACCAATATGAAGGAATCGCTGAATATGTTGCCAGCAATTCGCAAATCACGACTGATGTCGCCGCATTTTTTCCAATTGTGCTTTTAGGAGCAGAAGCTGCAGACCCGATGCTTGCTCCAGCAAATTTAGTTAGCCCAGAAATGGGAGGAATTCTTAATCATGCACGCAGTCGCTGTTTGTCAGAATTACAATCTGACCTAAAACAAGCACCTAAGACTGTCTTTAAATCAAATATAAATCTGGCACCTTTGACAAATTATTTAAAAGAACAGTCTATTGAGAATATGACACCGACTGTGCCGGTTCTGCTGGTACAAGGTGAGAAAGATCAACTGGTCGATTATCGTGGTACTTATGCTTACTACCAGCAGGTATGTACAAAGCAAAAATCTATCGTTTTCCATCTCGTCAAAAATGGAGATCATCGTGATTCCTTAAAACAGAGTGAATTTCTGATTGAAAACTTTATCCATTCAGTTGAACAAGGAAAAGCTTTGAGCACCTGCCCTACAAAATAA
- a CDS encoding SOS response-associated peptidase — protein MCSNYEFPSKKRLSLLDIHEDQLELEMKRHVYPLAPAPIMMRGADEFELDIARFGLIPAWAKELKYGRHTYNARTETVASKPSFRHAWKNNQFALVPVDIFYEPKYIDGKPRWFGISREDGNPFTVAAIYDDALIDGEKIRSFSMLTINSDQHPFMKQFHDPNDEKRSIIVIPEESRHDWLHCDHEQAHEFFFEMKDEFIAKPRDQRLSGN, from the coding sequence ATGTGCTCGAACTATGAATTCCCCTCAAAAAAACGTCTTTCCTTATTAGATATTCATGAAGATCAACTCGAACTGGAAATGAAAAGGCATGTTTATCCTTTAGCGCCAGCCCCAATCATGATGCGCGGTGCTGACGAGTTTGAGCTGGATATCGCACGTTTCGGACTGATTCCAGCTTGGGCGAAAGAATTGAAATATGGCCGGCATACCTATAATGCACGGACAGAAACAGTGGCATCCAAACCGAGTTTTCGACATGCCTGGAAAAACAACCAGTTTGCTTTAGTACCGGTTGATATATTCTATGAACCTAAATATATAGATGGTAAACCGCGCTGGTTTGGTATTTCACGTGAAGATGGCAATCCTTTTACCGTGGCGGCAATTTATGATGATGCGCTCATTGATGGTGAAAAAATCAGATCATTTTCGATGCTAACCATAAATTCAGATCAACATCCCTTTATGAAACAGTTTCATGACCCGAATGACGAAAAACGCTCGATTATTGTGATTCCGGAAGAATCACGACATGACTGGTTGCACTGCGATCATGAACAAGCCCATGAATTTTTCTTTGAAATGAAAGATGAGTTTATTGCAAAGCCGAGAGATCAACGTTTATCGGGAAATTAA
- a CDS encoding type II toxin-antitoxin system HigB family toxin, which translates to MRVITHARILEAIQKRPQAETALAGWHRMIKANHPKDFTEMKRLFPAVDKLRKFHVFDIGSHANSYSLLYHLRSG; encoded by the coding sequence ATGCGTGTGATCACCCATGCTCGAATTCTTGAAGCAATTCAAAAGAGGCCACAGGCTGAAACTGCATTAGCTGGTTGGCATCGAATGATTAAGGCCAATCATCCTAAAGATTTTACTGAAATGAAAAGACTTTTTCCGGCAGTGGATAAGCTTAGAAAATTTCATGTATTCGATATCGGCTCGCACGCGAATTCATATTCTTTGCTGTACCATCTACGATCAGGCTGA
- a CDS encoding CinA family protein, which yields MIKTCCGLLEEKNIKIAFIESASSGYLSSQFSICKGEGAEILIGGLICYDVSVKTSVLGISKTLINSHTAESMPVTVALAEAGKKMFRDADWIIACTGLLKPGGSATPEKPEGTFFVAINDGTQIHQFQYYLKGSPLERLNKLSAVVAHDMINLLNNS from the coding sequence ATGATAAAAACCTGTTGCGGCTTACTCGAAGAGAAAAACATAAAAATTGCCTTTATCGAAAGCGCAAGTTCTGGATATCTCAGTAGCCAGTTCTCCATCTGTAAAGGAGAAGGTGCCGAAATTTTGATTGGTGGTTTGATCTGCTACGATGTAAGTGTCAAGACTTCAGTATTGGGCATTTCCAAGACTCTAATCAATAGTCATACTGCGGAATCCATGCCGGTGACTGTTGCTCTGGCGGAAGCAGGTAAAAAAATGTTCCGTGATGCGGACTGGATTATTGCCTGTACAGGGCTGCTTAAACCAGGCGGTAGTGCGACGCCAGAAAAACCGGAAGGGACTTTTTTTGTGGCCATTAATGATGGCACGCAAATCCATCAGTTCCAGTATTATCTGAAAGGCTCGCCACTTGAACGCCTCAACAAACTGTCCGCTGTGGTTGCACATGACATGATCAATCTATTGAATAACAGCTAA